A section of the Methanosarcina mazei S-6 genome encodes:
- a CDS encoding polysaccharide deacetylase family protein, with translation MFDKLKENEELWDLFTRKEEYSVTFRDAYERFPYYLSSHRNIFEPRVSKFLVENGLKPQYPDGKKFAVCLTHDIDAIYPDKLYPIVGPVKALSRGKLAEAVKAPFSRVNRKWNPCWNFREILALEAKYNAKSSFYFLALTSEETDFNYNIKDLETELGFISDSGWEVGLHGGHESYNSLEDIKEKKRRLEEVLGKKVVGYRNHYLRFRVPDTWELLSKAGFKYDTTFGYSDCAGFRNGMCHPYRPFNLNEGRQIDILEIPLVIMDRSLLKDYMRLNVKKAWECTKHLINTVEKYNGVITILWHNNMCIDGENLRYYEKVLEYCAEKNAWITSGEEIYNWWTSKIEPGN, from the coding sequence ATGTTTGATAAACTGAAAGAAAACGAAGAACTCTGGGACCTCTTTACCAGGAAAGAAGAGTACAGCGTAACTTTTCGCGACGCGTATGAGAGGTTCCCTTATTATCTGAGCAGTCACAGGAATATCTTTGAGCCGAGGGTTTCCAAATTTCTGGTAGAAAACGGGTTAAAACCTCAGTATCCTGACGGGAAAAAGTTCGCTGTCTGCCTCACACATGATATCGATGCGATTTATCCGGACAAATTGTATCCGATTGTCGGGCCAGTAAAAGCCCTTTCCAGGGGGAAACTGGCTGAAGCAGTAAAAGCTCCTTTTTCAAGAGTTAACAGGAAATGGAACCCTTGCTGGAACTTCAGGGAAATACTGGCTCTTGAAGCAAAGTACAATGCAAAATCCAGTTTCTATTTTCTTGCCCTGACATCTGAAGAAACCGACTTCAATTATAATATTAAAGATCTTGAAACCGAGCTTGGATTCATATCAGATAGCGGATGGGAAGTCGGACTTCACGGAGGGCACGAGTCTTACAACAGCCTTGAAGATATTAAAGAAAAAAAGAGGCGACTTGAGGAAGTCCTGGGCAAAAAGGTTGTCGGGTACAGAAACCACTATCTAAGGTTCAGAGTACCGGATACCTGGGAATTATTAAGCAAAGCAGGGTTCAAATACGATACCACATTCGGATATTCGGACTGTGCCGGTTTTAGAAACGGGATGTGCCATCCTTACAGGCCTTTTAATTTAAACGAGGGGCGCCAGATCGATATCCTGGAGATCCCGCTGGTGATAATGGACCGTTCTCTTTTGAAGGATTACATGCGCCTGAACGTTAAGAAAGCCTGGGAATGTACAAAGCATCTGATCAATACAGTTGAGAAATATAACGGTGTGATCACTATCCTCTGGCACAATAATATGTGCATCGATGGAGAGAACCTCAGGTATTAT
- a CDS encoding nucleotide sugar dehydrogenase → MSKLEKLLKERGPIKKIGVLGMGYVGIPAAVLFADAPCFEKVLGFQRNSKSSGYKIEMLNRGESPLKGEEPGLEELIGKVVKAGKFECTPDFSRISELDAVTLAIQTPFANPKDLEPDFSALIDGIRNVGKYLKPGMLVVLESTITPGTTEGMAKQILEEESGLKAGEDFALAHAPERVMVGRLLKNIREHDRIVGGIDEASTKRAVELYSPVLTVGQVIPMSATAAEVTKTAENTFRDLQIAAINQLALYCEAMGINVYDVRTGVDSLKGEGITRAVLWPGAGVGGHCLTKDTYHLERGVKIGRGELDYPEGADSIYVLARKVNDFMPAHMYNLTVAALERLGKKMDGSKVAMLGWAFIKDSDDARNTPSEPYRDLCLKAGASVMVHDPYVVNYPGVEILDNLEEVVRNADAIVVLAGHSAYSSLKADWAKKVSAKANPVIIDGRNVIEPDEFIGKGFVYKGIGRGDKNSHKIK, encoded by the coding sequence ATGAGCAAATTAGAAAAACTTTTGAAGGAACGCGGCCCTATAAAAAAGATAGGCGTTCTTGGCATGGGATATGTAGGAATCCCTGCTGCTGTCCTTTTTGCAGATGCTCCCTGTTTTGAGAAAGTCCTCGGCTTCCAGCGCAACTCAAAAAGCTCGGGTTATAAAATTGAAATGCTTAACAGAGGGGAGAGCCCGCTCAAAGGGGAAGAGCCCGGCCTTGAAGAGCTTATTGGAAAGGTTGTAAAAGCCGGAAAGTTCGAATGCACACCTGATTTTTCAAGGATTTCCGAGCTTGATGCAGTTACACTTGCAATTCAGACTCCTTTTGCAAATCCCAAAGACCTGGAACCTGATTTCAGCGCGCTTATAGATGGTATCAGAAATGTGGGCAAATACCTTAAACCGGGGATGCTTGTGGTCCTGGAATCCACAATTACTCCCGGGACAACTGAAGGCATGGCAAAACAGATCCTTGAAGAAGAGTCAGGGCTAAAAGCAGGTGAAGATTTTGCCCTTGCACACGCCCCCGAAAGAGTGATGGTAGGCAGGCTTTTAAAGAACATCAGAGAACACGACAGGATCGTGGGCGGAATAGATGAAGCAAGCACAAAAAGGGCTGTTGAACTGTACTCCCCTGTGCTCACAGTCGGACAGGTTATCCCTATGAGTGCAACAGCGGCTGAGGTCACAAAAACCGCAGAAAACACTTTTCGCGACCTTCAGATTGCAGCAATCAACCAGCTCGCCCTTTACTGTGAAGCTATGGGCATAAATGTCTATGATGTCAGGACAGGAGTCGACAGCTTAAAAGGCGAGGGAATTACAAGGGCTGTCCTCTGGCCCGGAGCAGGAGTTGGAGGCCACTGCCTGACCAAAGACACTTACCACCTTGAAAGAGGAGTTAAAATCGGGAGGGGAGAACTTGACTATCCGGAAGGTGCAGATTCTATTTACGTGCTTGCAAGGAAAGTCAATGATTTCATGCCCGCACACATGTATAACCTGACCGTTGCAGCCCTTGAAAGGCTCGGGAAGAAGATGGATGGCTCAAAAGTCGCAATGCTCGGCTGGGCATTTATCAAAGATTCGGACGATGCCAGAAACACACCTTCGGAACCATACAGGGACCTCTGCCTGAAAGCCGGGGCCAGCGTAATGGTACACGACCCTTACGTTGTCAATTATCCGGGCGTTGAAATTTTAGATAATCTGGAAGAGGTTGTCAGAAACGCAGACGCTATAGTTGTACTTGCAGGGCACAGTGCATACTCCAGCCTTAAAGCTGATTGGGCAAAGAAAGTAAGCGCAAAAGCAAATCCGGTTATTATTGATGGGAGAAATGTCATCGAGCCGGACGAATTTATCGGGAAAGGGTTCGTTTACAAGGGAATTGGGAGGGGAGACAAAAACTCACATAAAATAAAATGA
- a CDS encoding UDP-N-acetylglucosamine 3-dehydrogenase, with translation MIRVGVIGTGAMGQNHVRIYSEMEGVKLAGISDVDQSRVEAMAAQFKTKAFTDYKKMFAEGLDAVSVVVPTKLHKQVVLDALEAGLHVLVEKPIADTVENADVMIEAAKKAGKVLMVGHIERFNPAVIRLKEIINSGTLGKIVSISTRRVGPYNPRIRDVGVILDIGVHDIDIISYLYGKKIKGVYAIAGADIHSFEDHASIILRMDHNFAGVVETNWLTPHKVRHLTAIGVKGVAYLDYIDQTVELHDNGWIRKAKVEPSEPLKNELAYFIDCVQTGREPNPCGEDGKHALEVAMAAIRSYEEERLIEVGK, from the coding sequence TTGATAAGAGTAGGAGTAATAGGCACGGGTGCCATGGGCCAGAATCACGTCCGAATCTATAGTGAGATGGAAGGCGTGAAGCTTGCAGGGATATCCGATGTGGACCAGAGTAGAGTCGAAGCCATGGCTGCCCAGTTTAAAACAAAAGCCTTTACAGATTATAAAAAAATGTTTGCCGAAGGCCTTGATGCAGTGAGCGTTGTTGTGCCTACAAAACTGCATAAACAGGTAGTCCTTGATGCCCTGGAAGCAGGCCTTCATGTCCTTGTTGAAAAACCCATAGCAGATACGGTTGAAAACGCAGACGTTATGATAGAAGCTGCAAAAAAGGCAGGTAAAGTGCTCATGGTAGGTCATATCGAACGCTTTAACCCTGCAGTCATAAGGCTTAAGGAGATCATAAATTCAGGCACTCTGGGTAAAATAGTATCTATCTCTACAAGAAGAGTAGGCCCGTATAACCCGAGGATAAGAGACGTCGGCGTAATTCTGGATATCGGTGTCCATGATATAGATATCATTTCATATCTCTACGGCAAGAAAATAAAAGGCGTTTACGCCATTGCAGGTGCAGACATACACTCTTTTGAAGACCATGCCTCAATTATCCTGCGTATGGACCATAACTTTGCAGGAGTTGTAGAAACAAACTGGCTGACTCCTCATAAGGTCAGGCACCTGACAGCAATAGGGGTCAAGGGTGTGGCGTATCTGGACTATATTGACCAGACAGTAGAACTGCACGACAACGGCTGGATAAGAAAAGCCAAAGTCGAGCCAAGTGAACCCCTGAAAAATGAACTCGCCTATTTCATAGACTGTGTTCAGACAGGTAGAGAACCAAACCCCTGCGGTGAAGATGGGAAACATGCCCTTGAAGTGGCGATGGCAGCAATCAGGTCTTACGAAGAAGAAAGACTGATTGAAGTGGGGAAGTAA
- a CDS encoding DegT/DnrJ/EryC1/StrS family aminotransferase, whose translation MIPIARPLLGKEEIDAVTEVLSSGMIAQGPKVEEFELAFSEYTGCEYAAAVNSGTAALHIALLAHDIGKEDEVITSPFTFIATANSILYTGAKPVFADIEPDTYNIDPEKIKEKINPKTKAIMPVHLYGQSADMKAIMEIAEDHKLVVIEDACQAHGAECLGKKAGSFGTGAFSFYPTKNMTTSEGGIITTSDREIAEKSKMIRAHGSRVRYLHEMLGFNLRMTDIAAAIGLAQLEKLDGFNASRQKNAAMLSEGLKSISGIVPATTREGYTHVFHQYTIRAQNRDKLADFLKEKGIGTGVHYPIPIHKQPYYMELGYKDSLPVSEKAAEEVLSLPVHPALSRDDVLKVIKEVKEFYASA comes from the coding sequence ATGATCCCAATCGCCAGGCCCCTGCTGGGCAAGGAAGAGATTGATGCAGTAACAGAGGTCCTGAGTTCAGGCATGATCGCACAGGGACCAAAAGTAGAAGAATTTGAGCTTGCTTTTTCCGAGTACACAGGCTGCGAATATGCAGCGGCCGTAAATTCCGGCACTGCAGCTCTTCATATTGCACTTCTTGCCCACGATATCGGAAAAGAAGATGAAGTAATCACAAGTCCCTTCACATTTATTGCCACTGCAAACAGCATCCTTTATACCGGAGCAAAACCTGTTTTTGCAGACATTGAGCCTGATACATACAATATAGACCCGGAAAAAATAAAGGAAAAGATCAATCCAAAAACGAAAGCCATTATGCCTGTCCACCTTTACGGGCAGTCTGCTGACATGAAAGCCATAATGGAAATCGCTGAAGACCACAAACTTGTTGTGATAGAAGATGCCTGCCAGGCACATGGCGCAGAGTGCCTGGGGAAGAAAGCAGGCAGTTTCGGGACAGGAGCATTCAGCTTTTACCCGACCAAAAACATGACAACAAGCGAAGGCGGCATAATTACAACCAGCGACCGGGAAATTGCAGAAAAATCAAAAATGATCAGGGCTCACGGCTCCAGAGTCCGCTACCTGCACGAAATGCTGGGCTTTAACCTGCGCATGACTGACATTGCAGCCGCAATAGGGCTTGCTCAGCTTGAAAAACTGGACGGGTTTAATGCCTCCCGGCAGAAAAATGCAGCCATGCTCTCAGAAGGGCTTAAAAGCATTTCAGGAATTGTACCCGCAACTACAAGGGAAGGTTATACCCACGTTTTTCACCAGTACACAATAAGGGCACAAAACAGAGATAAACTGGCAGATTTTCTGAAGGAAAAAGGCATAGGCACAGGAGTTCACTACCCGATACCTATCCATAAACAGCCTTATTATATGGAGCTTGGATACAAAGACTCCCTGCCTGTCTCGGAGAAAGCAGCAGAAGAGGTTCTTTCCCTTCCTGTACATCCTGCCCTGTCCAGAGACGATGTTCTGAAAGTAATAAAGGAAGTCAAAGAATTTTATGCAAGTGCCTGA
- a CDS encoding acyltransferase, which translates to MNSKKFKIHDSSKIYGNSVIGKDTVVLENVILGYPEHKILMEILKQNIEIEDFDFPGCTIGANSIIRAGSTIFSSVKTGNNFKTGHNVMIRENTQIGDNVLIGTNVIIDGNVKIGNNVSIQGNVYIPTNVLIEDNVFIGPCAVLANDKYPIRKKYELKGPVLRKGASIGANATLLPGVEIGEGAMVAGGALVTKDVPPWKLALGVPAKIQELPEDLKELNRI; encoded by the coding sequence ATGAATTCAAAAAAATTCAAAATCCATGATTCTTCCAAGATTTACGGAAATTCTGTAATCGGAAAAGATACTGTGGTTCTGGAAAATGTAATACTGGGGTATCCGGAACACAAAATCCTCATGGAAATCCTCAAACAAAATATAGAGATTGAGGACTTTGATTTTCCGGGCTGCACTATAGGCGCAAACTCGATAATTAGAGCAGGTTCGACAATATTCTCCAGTGTAAAGACCGGGAATAACTTCAAGACCGGACATAATGTAATGATCAGGGAAAATACACAAATAGGAGACAACGTACTTATCGGAACGAACGTTATCATAGACGGAAACGTAAAGATAGGTAATAATGTCAGCATTCAGGGGAATGTGTATATTCCAACGAATGTGCTTATCGAAGACAATGTATTTATTGGACCTTGTGCTGTTCTTGCCAACGACAAATATCCTATCCGTAAAAAGTACGAGCTTAAAGGCCCTGTTTTGAGAAAAGGAGCGTCAATAGGCGCGAACGCGACTTTACTTCCAGGAGTAGAGATTGGAGAAGGAGCAATGGTTGCCGGAGGAGCTCTTGTAACAAAAGACGTGCCCCCATGGAAACTGGCTCTAGGTGTGCCTGCTAAAATACAGGAACTCCCGGAAGATCTCAAAGAATTAAACAGGATATAA
- a CDS encoding CPBP family intramembrane glutamic endopeptidase, translated as METYENLELKTPDREAQRPEYRGTYAHMSASEPEIKNKGLYIIIPVLLVAIAEFLIYSGKIIPAMEVHAVLLIGLCFSMLYIKNVEIQKTYQAFILLPILRLVNLSMPAFYEITLYSFVFIYGLLTIPVTVALTNQGFNQEQLGVTFKKIGTYIPLSIIIGLLLGIGEYFIIETNYLVPDLSIISLLILTLVMVFLVGLVEEIIFRSILQNRLEMFLGSRGGLLVTSVLFGLMHSGYGSMVEIFYAFLVGFIIGYMFYKTRSLPLVTMVHGFINVFLFGVIPHLF; from the coding sequence ATGGAAACTTATGAGAATCTGGAGTTAAAAACACCTGATAGAGAAGCACAAAGGCCTGAATACCGGGGAACTTACGCGCACATGTCAGCATCCGAGCCCGAAATAAAAAACAAAGGGCTCTACATTATTATTCCGGTATTATTAGTCGCAATTGCAGAGTTTCTGATATATTCCGGAAAAATCATACCTGCGATGGAAGTCCATGCAGTCCTTCTTATTGGGCTTTGTTTTTCCATGCTATATATAAAAAATGTAGAGATCCAGAAGACTTATCAGGCTTTTATCCTGCTGCCAATCCTGCGGCTGGTAAATCTCTCAATGCCAGCTTTTTATGAGATAACCCTTTACTCATTTGTCTTTATCTATGGGCTCCTCACAATTCCAGTTACTGTTGCGCTCACCAATCAGGGATTTAACCAGGAACAACTTGGGGTAACCTTCAAAAAAATAGGCACCTATATTCCACTTTCAATAATTATCGGTCTCCTTCTCGGAATAGGAGAATATTTTATAATAGAGACAAATTACCTGGTTCCTGATCTCTCAATAATCAGCCTGTTGATACTCACCCTTGTTATGGTCTTTTTAGTAGGTCTTGTTGAAGAGATCATTTTCAGATCCATCTTGCAAAACAGGCTTGAAATGTTCCTTGGAAGCAGGGGTGGCTTACTTGTGACAAGCGTCCTCTTCGGGCTGATGCATTCGGGATATGGAAGCATGGTTGAAATTTTCTACGCTTTCCTGGTAGGTTTTATTATAGGATACATGTTCTACAAAACCCGAAGCCTCCCTCTTGTCACAATGGTACACGGCTTCATAAATGTCTTCCTCTTTGGGGTTATTCCCCATCTATTTTAA
- a CDS encoding DUF1616 domain-containing protein, producing MAGNQKFPSDLLLVAGLVILTDIIVLIPVLNESFIRIVLGLLLVLFLPGYALVALLFPAKNGLEGVERAALSIGMSVAIVPLTGLALDNTSFGIREMPLLASLSVFIILACAGAYIRRKQLPEDKAFEVSFKKSASSIVEVLGKPESSTEKTLRAFLAISLLTLAGATAYISIFPHQHDPFTEFYILGPEGKADNYTMEYVQGKSETVIIGIANHEHRTVNYTLDVRLENKSLALPENLKHIQLEDNKTLEEPLEITPSIRGKDLELQFLLFNETEKEIPYEDLRLWIDVIGEA from the coding sequence ATGGCCGGAAACCAGAAGTTTCCATCTGATCTGCTGCTCGTGGCAGGTCTTGTAATTCTTACAGATATTATCGTACTCATTCCTGTACTTAACGAGAGTTTTATTCGCATCGTCCTTGGACTGCTACTGGTGTTATTTCTGCCGGGGTATGCCCTTGTAGCCTTACTATTTCCGGCAAAAAACGGACTTGAAGGAGTTGAAAGGGCAGCACTTTCCATAGGGATGAGTGTTGCAATAGTACCTCTTACAGGACTTGCACTTGATAATACATCATTCGGGATAAGAGAGATGCCTCTTCTCGCAAGCCTTTCTGTATTTATTATCCTGGCATGTGCAGGAGCGTATATTCGCAGGAAGCAGCTTCCAGAAGACAAAGCCTTTGAAGTTTCTTTCAAAAAATCTGCCAGTTCCATAGTTGAAGTCCTGGGAAAACCGGAATCTTCAACGGAAAAGACCCTGAGGGCTTTTCTGGCAATTTCCCTCCTGACACTTGCAGGGGCTACGGCATATATAAGCATATTTCCCCACCAGCATGACCCATTCACAGAATTTTATATTCTTGGGCCTGAGGGAAAAGCCGATAATTATACTATGGAATATGTGCAGGGAAAAAGCGAAACTGTCATTATAGGGATTGCAAACCACGAACACAGGACAGTAAATTATACACTGGATGTCAGGCTTGAAAATAAATCACTGGCTCTGCCTGAAAACCTGAAACACATACAGCTTGAAGACAATAAGACCCTGGAAGAACCTCTTGAGATAACCCCCTCTATAAGAGGAAAAGATCTGGAGCTCCAGTTTCTGCTTTTCAATGAAACCGAAAAAGAGATACCTTATGAGGACCTGCGCCTCTGGATAGATGTTATCGGGGAGGCATAA
- a CDS encoding glycosyltransferase family 2 protein, with amino-acid sequence MTITIAAMPAYNESHSIADVIQGCKKYVDRVVVVDDGSTDNTVDIAESLGAYVVRHEVNQGYGAALRHCFEAARNLGASSMVIIDSDGQHDPSEIPKLLEPLRDGFDLVIGSRFVNGNGKNVPIYRKFGMKVLDVATYIAGGLHVTDSQSGFRAYGKKAIENINLNGTDMSAGSEILIQARDHKLKFTEVEIHCRYDLEDCSSEHPFIHGPRVLFQLLKDMEYRRPLYYFAVPGLIMTSTGVLMGLKFLQDYILGDYLRFGPTLLMVMLTIIGAFMIFTGIILHAISRMIFINEQIRR; translated from the coding sequence ATGACCATTACTATTGCAGCCATGCCTGCGTATAATGAATCCCATTCTATTGCCGATGTTATTCAGGGCTGTAAAAAATACGTGGACCGGGTTGTGGTTGTGGATGATGGAAGTACTGACAACACTGTTGATATCGCTGAGTCCCTTGGCGCTTATGTCGTCCGCCACGAAGTTAACCAGGGTTATGGTGCAGCCCTCCGCCACTGTTTTGAAGCTGCCCGCAATCTTGGTGCCAGCTCCATGGTTATCATCGATTCCGACGGTCAGCACGATCCTTCTGAAATCCCCAAACTTCTTGAGCCTTTAAGAGATGGTTTCGACCTTGTTATTGGCTCACGTTTCGTCAACGGTAACGGAAAAAACGTTCCTATTTACCGTAAATTCGGCATGAAAGTTCTTGATGTGGCAACTTATATTGCAGGCGGTCTTCATGTTACAGATTCTCAGAGTGGTTTCCGCGCCTATGGCAAAAAAGCTATTGAGAATATCAACCTGAATGGGACTGACATGTCTGCAGGTTCTGAGATTCTTATTCAGGCAAGAGACCATAAACTTAAATTTACTGAAGTGGAGATCCACTGCAGGTATGACCTTGAAGACTGCTCAAGTGAACATCCGTTCATACACGGTCCCCGTGTCCTGTTCCAGCTTTTAAAAGATATGGAATACAGGCGTCCCCTGTACTACTTTGCTGTCCCGGGCTTGATCATGACGTCTACAGGTGTCCTTATGGGTCTTAAGTTCCTCCAGGACTACATTCTTGGAGATTATCTGCGTTTTGGACCCACGCTCCTTATGGTGATGCTGACAATAATAGGCGCTTTCATGATATTTACAGGAATTATACTGCATGCGATTTCGAGAATGATATTTATCAATGAACAGATTCGAAGATGA
- a CDS encoding right-handed parallel beta-helix repeat-containing protein, whose product MKKRNWTCKWQNRKNVGVYIVILFFLILTGTASISLTPDMTVYVAGDGSGDFNCDGEADQVEINHALKFVAENPDYTTVYLKGPFTYTIDETIYIHSNTILEGDSDAVVKLIDRAGWTNKPMIPLIGKYGDSKITNVTISGFEIDGNHDGNTGHSKGQGYYNMIYFNNATNITVCNMYMHDGHGDGLRINYGENIQFYNNTIYQLGHDGLYAIESYNVKAWNNTITCRTNSGLRVWNSNHVKFYDNVIDSTYDRSAGGPGIQIQKSSAVMDDIEVYNNVIHNTFGPGLWLIGYDSSYSKEEARNVHIHHNIFYSTGTNPSIDWVGGIVISGFYDTLIENNVFDGVYHAAVVHMYPDGKSADLSPKGTGYTTIVRNNIIANTLERKKSSLGTGYGVINYLPESHSFVIHNNCLYNNKGGDFINATSTGSVYENPLFASRRNHDYHLKSTGGRWNGKTWVKDRVISPCIDAGYSSSDYSQEPEDNGGRINIGRYGNTEEASKSGIMPGYQAWWYKVSQVSPLGLKILRTLIRIFFFI is encoded by the coding sequence ATGAAAAAAAGAAATTGGACGTGTAAATGGCAAAATAGAAAAAATGTCGGAGTTTACATTGTAATTCTCTTTTTTTTAATCTTAACTGGAACAGCCTCGATTTCTCTTACTCCAGATATGACAGTTTATGTTGCAGGAGATGGCAGTGGAGACTTCAACTGTGATGGAGAGGCTGACCAGGTAGAGATAAATCATGCCCTTAAATTTGTAGCAGAAAACCCTGACTATACCACTGTTTATCTCAAAGGCCCCTTCACCTATACTATTGACGAAACTATTTACATCCACAGCAACACTATTCTGGAGGGAGATTCAGATGCTGTTGTCAAACTGATTGATCGTGCTGGATGGACCAATAAGCCCATGATACCTTTGATTGGTAAGTATGGAGATTCAAAAATAACCAATGTAACTATCAGTGGGTTTGAAATTGATGGAAATCATGATGGTAACACTGGACATTCCAAAGGTCAGGGCTACTATAATATGATTTATTTTAACAACGCGACAAATATAACAGTTTGCAATATGTATATGCACGACGGCCATGGTGATGGGCTGCGGATTAACTATGGTGAAAATATCCAGTTTTATAATAATACTATCTATCAACTTGGACATGACGGGCTTTATGCTATTGAATCTTACAATGTAAAAGCCTGGAATAATACAATAACCTGCAGGACCAACAGTGGTCTCAGAGTCTGGAATTCAAATCACGTAAAATTCTATGATAATGTTATTGACTCGACTTATGATAGGAGCGCAGGAGGACCTGGAATCCAGATTCAAAAATCCTCAGCTGTTATGGATGATATAGAAGTTTATAACAATGTTATCCATAACACCTTTGGGCCCGGGTTATGGCTGATAGGTTACGACTCTTCTTACTCTAAAGAGGAGGCTCGAAACGTCCACATCCATCACAATATATTTTACAGTACTGGAACAAATCCAAGCATAGACTGGGTGGGCGGCATCGTAATCAGTGGATTTTATGATACTCTTATTGAAAACAATGTATTTGATGGCGTATACCATGCTGCAGTAGTCCATATGTATCCGGATGGCAAGTCTGCCGACCTTTCTCCTAAAGGTACAGGATATACAACCATTGTCCGCAATAATATTATAGCGAACACACTTGAACGTAAAAAAAGCTCTCTGGGGACAGGATATGGTGTAATTAACTATCTCCCTGAATCACATAGTTTCGTGATCCATAACAATTGTCTTTACAATAATAAAGGTGGAGACTTTATAAATGCAACGTCAACAGGCAGTGTTTATGAGAATCCGCTTTTTGCAAGCAGGAGGAATCATGATTACCACCTTAAGTCGACAGGCGGCAGATGGAACGGAAAAACATGGGTAAAAGACCGTGTAATATCTCCATGTATTGATGCAGGTTACTCCTCTTCAGATTATTCACAGGAGCCTGAAGACAATGGAGGCAGGATTAATATAGGAAGGTACGGAAACACTGAGGAAGCATCAAAATCAGGAATAATGCCCGGATATCAGGCGTGGTGGTATAAGGTATCTCAGGTATCTCCATTAGGTCTGAAAATACTCAGGACATTGATCAGGATATTCTTTTTTATTTGA